From the uncultured Desulfovibrio sp. genome, one window contains:
- a CDS encoding glycosyltransferase family 4 protein — MTETSTKASRPVFKTGLPHVAYVLLWYPLFTQPFIFREVEGLKGLLPLSVYSLYGPNLRHCSNEMRAVAGETRTYGMRALGRVLGECFRQIALHPLRSGRLFRKAIFRRWRSWETLGENLWAFCAGMYLGRLFSEAGIDMIYAPWPRGTATAAWVASQIAGLPFATAARGDNLEPADPDLGDKLTAAFFVRANNEADKTRIEVFAKGQAKGKVELIYNSLTLPPLPETDIPASVAAPKAQENAQTQQPMERPVRLLALGRFDVTKGFDVLIKACAILRDRGVDFRLTLAGGGGAVMGLGRMEAEILRLREELRLEDRVLLPGIISHNELPHILAEHDIFAAPCVVHESGRRDGIPNTVIEALAYGLPVVSTTVNALPEVVINGKTGLAVPPNDPEALADALQCLADNDALAQELARNGKQLAADMFDPTRNNRRLADIFIKHYTIWKQKCAV, encoded by the coding sequence ATGACGGAAACCAGCACCAAGGCCTCCCGCCCCGTATTCAAGACGGGCCTGCCGCACGTGGCCTATGTTCTGCTGTGGTATCCGCTGTTTACACAGCCCTTTATCTTCAGGGAAGTGGAAGGCCTCAAGGGGCTGCTGCCGCTTTCCGTCTACAGCCTGTACGGCCCCAACCTGCGCCACTGCTCCAACGAAATGCGGGCCGTGGCCGGAGAAACGCGCACCTACGGCATGCGCGCCCTGGGGCGTGTGCTGGGTGAATGCTTCCGGCAAATTGCGCTGCACCCTTTGCGTTCTGGACGCCTCTTCCGCAAGGCCATATTCCGCCGCTGGCGCAGCTGGGAAACCCTGGGTGAAAACCTTTGGGCATTCTGCGCCGGCATGTACCTGGGCCGCCTGTTCAGCGAGGCTGGCATAGACATGATCTACGCTCCATGGCCGCGCGGCACTGCCACAGCTGCCTGGGTTGCCTCGCAGATCGCCGGGTTGCCCTTTGCCACCGCCGCGCGCGGCGACAATCTGGAGCCAGCCGACCCGGATCTCGGCGACAAACTGACCGCAGCTTTCTTTGTACGTGCCAACAACGAGGCGGACAAAACCCGTATCGAGGTTTTTGCCAAGGGGCAGGCCAAGGGCAAGGTGGAGCTGATCTACAACAGTCTTACCCTGCCGCCCTTGCCAGAAACTGATATTCCCGCAAGCGTCGCCGCACCCAAGGCACAGGAAAATGCCCAGACACAACAGCCCATGGAGCGCCCCGTGCGTCTTCTGGCTCTGGGGCGGTTTGACGTTACCAAGGGTTTTGACGTGCTGATCAAGGCCTGTGCCATCCTGCGCGACAGGGGCGTGGATTTCAGGCTTACCCTTGCAGGCGGCGGCGGCGCGGTTATGGGTCTTGGACGTATGGAAGCCGAGATATTGCGCCTGCGCGAGGAGCTACGGCTTGAAGACCGGGTGCTGCTGCCGGGCATTATTTCGCACAACGAACTGCCGCACATCCTGGCCGAGCACGACATTTTTGCAGCGCCCTGCGTGGTGCACGAATCTGGCCGCCGCGACGGCATTCCCAACACGGTTATTGAAGCCTTGGCCTACGGCCTGCCCGTGGTGAGCACCACGGTCAACGCACTGCCTGAAGTGGTGATCAACGGTAAAACCGGCCTTGCCGTGCCGCCCAACGATCCCGAGGCTCTGGCCGATGCCCTGCAATGCCTTGCCGATAACGACGCTCTGGCTCAGGAACTGGCGCGCAACGGCAAACAGCTTGCGGCGGATATGTTTGACCCGACCCGCAACAATCGGCGTCTGGCAGATATTTTCATCAAACATTACACGATCTGGAAACAAAAATGTGCGGTATAG
- the asnB gene encoding asparagine synthase (glutamine-hydrolyzing) has translation MCGIAGICQVDASPLTPEAGQWVKAMTDRMSHRGPDGEGQWSSGPVCLGHRRLSIIDLSGGGQPMHSADGQMTVTFNGEIYNYAELKEQLTALGGQFQTSSDTEVILEGYRIWGPDCLARFDGMFAFALWDNQQRRLFCARDRFGKKPFFYTVQHGRLYFASELTGIEQLRHLSLTMNPQAVMRYLAYEYVPTPHSVYTEVQSLPPSHMLLLQDGNLSISRYWDMPMPDESDRRSDNELCEELRFLLSRAVRRRMVSDVPLGVFLSGGIDSSIVAGLMARQSSTAIKTFSIGFSEASYDESRYARIVAKAFATDHHERVLSAEECADTLPGIISRMDVPMADASVAPTWLLSGVTREKVTVALGGDGADELWAGYEHYIGFKVAQWYNAAPSALRKGIIEPLAQLLPSSAGYINPRLAVATFLRAAHAPAWQRVQTMLTAFTPDMQESILDSAFKAQQPGFLAPEVLFAPTREHYDHWQPQNAATPLARAFHVYARQFMLDDILVKVDRCSMLHSLEVRAPFLDKDAAEFAARLPVSRKLHGFKRKWLLKKAFAELLPDEILYRNKRGFQIPVAEWLRGRMRPLMEDLLSESTLKAQGIFNHQAVRALMDEHVSGRADLRKPLWTLLVFQLWWRARHP, from the coding sequence ATGTGCGGTATAGCTGGCATTTGCCAAGTTGACGCCTCGCCTCTCACTCCCGAAGCCGGGCAGTGGGTCAAGGCCATGACCGATCGCATGTCCCATCGCGGCCCCGATGGTGAAGGACAGTGGAGCAGCGGCCCGGTCTGCCTTGGGCACAGGCGGCTCTCCATCATCGACCTTTCCGGCGGCGGCCAACCCATGCACAGCGCCGACGGTCAGATGACCGTCACCTTCAACGGTGAAATATACAATTATGCCGAGCTCAAAGAACAGTTGACCGCCCTTGGCGGACAATTTCAGACCAGTTCCGACACGGAAGTCATTCTTGAGGGCTACCGCATATGGGGGCCGGACTGTCTGGCCCGCTTTGACGGCATGTTTGCCTTTGCCCTGTGGGACAACCAGCAGCGCCGTCTGTTCTGCGCCCGCGACCGCTTTGGCAAAAAGCCATTTTTCTATACCGTGCAGCACGGCAGGCTGTATTTTGCCTCCGAACTGACCGGGATTGAACAGTTGCGCCATCTGAGCCTGACCATGAACCCGCAGGCCGTTATGCGCTATCTGGCCTACGAATATGTGCCCACGCCGCACAGCGTCTACACAGAGGTGCAGAGCCTGCCGCCTTCGCACATGTTGCTGCTGCAGGATGGCAATCTGAGTATTTCCCGCTACTGGGATATGCCCATGCCCGATGAGTCCGACAGGCGCAGCGACAATGAGCTTTGCGAAGAACTGCGCTTTCTGCTCTCACGGGCGGTACGCCGCCGTATGGTCAGTGATGTGCCGCTGGGTGTCTTTCTTTCCGGCGGCATTGATTCTTCCATTGTGGCGGGGCTCATGGCCCGCCAGTCTTCCACGGCCATCAAGACATTTTCCATCGGCTTCAGCGAGGCCAGCTACGATGAGTCGCGCTATGCCCGCATCGTGGCCAAGGCCTTTGCCACCGACCACCATGAACGCGTGCTTTCCGCCGAGGAATGCGCAGATACCCTGCCCGGCATCATCAGCCGCATGGACGTGCCAATGGCGGATGCGTCCGTTGCCCCCACATGGCTGCTTTCCGGCGTCACGCGCGAAAAGGTCACCGTGGCTCTTGGCGGCGACGGCGCGGACGAACTGTGGGCGGGGTACGAACACTATATCGGCTTCAAGGTTGCCCAGTGGTACAATGCTGCCCCCTCTGCGCTGCGCAAGGGCATCATAGAACCGCTTGCGCAATTGCTGCCTTCCTCTGCGGGGTACATCAACCCCCGCCTGGCCGTTGCCACATTCCTGCGGGCGGCGCATGCCCCGGCATGGCAGCGGGTGCAGACCATGCTCACGGCCTTTACGCCCGACATGCAGGAATCCATTCTGGATAGCGCTTTCAAGGCGCAACAGCCCGGTTTTCTGGCTCCCGAAGTTCTCTTTGCCCCCACGCGCGAACACTATGACCACTGGCAGCCGCAAAACGCCGCCACGCCGCTTGCCCGCGCTTTCCACGTGTATGCCCGCCAGTTCATGCTTGATGATATCCTGGTCAAGGTTGACCGTTGCTCCATGCTGCACAGCCTGGAGGTTCGCGCGCCGTTCCTTGACAAGGATGCGGCGGAGTTTGCCGCACGCCTGCCCGTGAGCAGGAAACTGCACGGCTTCAAGCGCAAGTGGCTGCTCAAAAAGGCTTTTGCCGAGCTGCTGCCGGATGAAATCCTGTACCGCAACAAACGCGGTTTCCAGATTCCTGTGGCAGAGTGGCTGCGCGGCCGCATGCGGCCCCTCATGGAAGACCTGCTGAGCGAATCCACCCTGAAGGCGCAGGGCATATTCAACCATCAGGCGGTTCGCGCCCTTATGGACGAGCATGTCTCCGGCAGGGCCGACCTGCGCAAGCCCCTCTGGACGCTGCTGGTCTTCCAGCTGTGGTGGAGGGCTCGCCATCCCTGA